One stretch of Thermococcus sp. 21S9 DNA includes these proteins:
- a CDS encoding ribbon-helix-helix protein, CopG family encodes MAERVEYPISVRLPGYVVRKIDELVEKREFRSRSDFIKFAVTFTLGQMMLEEAKELARSLREEEIGEESEEARERLRRGEFKDEEEEVKEILREVEREYKKLMGAE; translated from the coding sequence ATGGCTGAGAGGGTGGAGTACCCGATTTCCGTCAGACTACCGGGCTACGTTGTCCGGAAGATAGACGAACTCGTCGAGAAAAGGGAATTCCGAAGTCGTTCTGACTTCATAAAGTTCGCCGTCACGTTCACACTCGGCCAGATGATGCTCGAAGAAGCGAAAGAACTGGCAAGGAGTCTCAGGGAAGAAGAAATCGGGGAGGAGAGTGAGGAGGCACGGGAGAGACTGAGAAGGGGAGAATTCAAGGATGAGGAGGAAGAAGTGAAAGAGATTCTCAGGGAGGTCGAGAGGGAGTACAAGAAGCTAATGGGTGCCGAGTAA